In Salarias fasciatus chromosome 20, fSalaFa1.1, whole genome shotgun sequence, a single window of DNA contains:
- the usp19 gene encoding ubiquitin carboxyl-terminal hydrolase 19 isoform X3 — MASSSGQETGGRRGGAQQRGGGGGSDPPSSTSKKKQKDRANQESREAKRAAAAAAAAVDGLLAEVKKDVFVDWKQNVTEVTVRLRCGEGVQRTEDINTSFTDTHCQVHFPDGRQWICHLQEEIEASCSRVQYKEKGGFLHLIMHKKIPFHIWPSLKSNKKEKEVPSAEAKNEKKAVSSDSSEKSKPSAEPQPPPAAAHGDPRRGGSKAERGVKRCLKSKTACDKASAEPEGGKGAAAGGAASPGGSRPAPGPAGEQQQPQEPSAKRTVSRPPKTSRDASAPRPPSVQSTDRGSPPPAGRSPTPQQRPADNRAERRGGGPEDGPAPGAAAAASITSKTQLLDKESQSSDAGDSQSQAPVSTSSSRLNQEADGASPLKPGANADPEPERDSPSPRRTPASEAAPPAPGARRDGEEKRDQSKEEPPLELKQQEAPEPMVNLQAVKNDWYEKGTDLMVVNVYMKGICRDSARVLFREQDFTLIFQTSDPNFLRFHPDCGPNTVFKWQVKLRNLIQPEQCSYSFTPSRLDITLKKRHSQRWGGLEAPATQGAVGGAKVAVPSSPACMEKSQPGSSQHSLPAKEEPPRVAEDKPKAPKAPPRVEDGGLDAVAPRGVSEHVAIGKPDPAVATPKPTCMVQPMTHAPPAGGERHEEEEEKKVCLPGFTGLVNLGNTCFMNSVIQSLSNTRELRDYFHDRAFEAEINCNNPLGTGGRLAIGFAVLLRALWKGTHHAFQPSKLKAIVASKASQFTGYAQHDAQEFMAFLLDGLHEDLNRIQNKPYTETVDSDGRLDEVVAEEAWQRHKMRNDSFIVDLFQGQFKSKLVCPTCSKVSITFDPFLYLPVPLPQKQKVLSVFYFAKEPHKKPIKFLVSVSKENSSTVEVLESISRSVRVKPENLRLAEVGKNRFQHMFQPSHSLDTVSSSDMLFCFEVLSKELAKERVVVLRVQQKLQVPNIPISKCAACLKPPASEDDKLKRCTRCYRVGYCNQVCQRTHWPSHKGLCRAHAENVGLPFLVSVPESRLCYSRLTQLLEGFSRFSVNVFQPPFQSGRTSPETPQSRGDLPPIPAAEAGGSGDVEPESPSLLPECSAEPAQASAPQPGEPETPASSQASLSTARTSDSGFSEPASSASCCSLDPHAEKETSCEKAVRPEAAVTGYQHPSEAASGHACQFYVALLDSANKEQRLDEKEELVAELTDDVTLELVWKNNERLKEYVLVSSKELEYEEDPGSLSETARAGHFTLEQCLNLFTKPEVLAPEEAWYCPKCQQHREASKQLLLWRLPNVLIIQLKRFSFRSFIWRDKINDMVDFPVRNLDLSKFCIGQKDEVQQPPVYDLYAVINHYGGMIGGHYTAYARLPSDKNSQRSDVGWRLFDDSTVTMVEESQVVTRYAYVLFYRRRNSPVERPPRFLRPVGAESPSAAGAAASQDSSQALFGTGLDPEGPPTLTPEGPADLFAHSGECAAPSYSNMEEVD; from the exons ATGGCCAGCAGCAGCGGTCAGGAGACCGGTGGCCGTCGCGGCGGGGCCCagcagcgaggcggcggcggcggctctgacCCGCCCTCCAGCACCAGtaagaagaagcagaaggacCGGGCCAACCAGGAGAGCAGGGAAGCCaagagggcggcggcggcggcggctgcagccgTGGACGGGCTTCTGGCAGAAGTCAAGAAAG ACGTGTTCGTGGACTGGAAGCAGAACGTCACCGAGGTGACGGTCCGGCTGCGCTGCGGAGAGGGCGTCCAGAGGACCGAGGACATCAACACCAGCTTCACCGACACACACTGCCAAGTGCACTTCCCAG ATGGACGGCAGTGGATCTgccacctgcaggaggagatcgAGGCCTCGTGCAGCAGAGTCCAGTACAAGGAGAAGGGAGGATTTCTGCATCTCATCATGCACAAGAAGATTCCCTTTCACATCTGGCCTTCTCTAAAG tcaaacaagaaggagaaggaggttCCGTCAGCAGAGGCCAAAAATGAGAAGAAGGCCGTTTCCTCGGATTCCTCAGAGAAGTCCAAACCGTCTGCGGAGCCGCAGCCGCCTCCAGCTGCCGCGCACGGCGACCCGAGGCGCGGCGGCAGCAAGGCGGAGAGGGGCGTCAAGCGCTGCCTGAAGAGCAAGACGGCCTGTGACAAGGCCTCCGCCGAGCCCGAGGGGGGGAaaggtgcagcagcaggtggagcggCCTCCCCCGGCGGCAGCAGGCCCGCTCCGGGCCCGGcaggcgagcagcagcagcctcaggaGCCCAGCGCCAAACGCACCGTCAGCAGGCCGCCCAAGACCAGCAGGGACGCCTCGGCGCCCCGCCCTCCCTCGGTCCAGTCTACAGACCGCGGGTCACCGCCGCCCGCCGGCCGGAGCCCGACGCCGCAGCAGAGGCCTGCAGACAACAGAGCGGAGAGGCGGGGCGGCGGTCCGGAagacggccccgcccccggagcggcggcggccgccagCATCACCTCCAAAACCCAG CTCCTGGACAAAGAAAGCCAGTCGTCAGACGCCGGCGACAGCCAATCACAAGCCCCcgtcagcaccagcagcagccgcctGAACCAGGAAGCAGACGGCGCCTCTCCCCTGAAGCCGGGAGCCAACGCGGACCCCGAGCCGGAGCGGGACTCTCCGAGCCCCCGGCGGACCCCCGCCTCggaggcggcgccgccggcgCCCGGCGCCCGGCGGGACGGCGAGGAGAAGAGGGACCAGTCCAAGGAGGAGCCGCCGctggagctgaagcagcaggaag CGCCGGAGCCCATGGTCAACCTGCAGGCGGTCAAGAACGACTGGTACGAGAAGGGCACCGACCTCATGGTGGTCAACGTCTACATGAAGGGGATCTGCAGGGACTCGGCCAGGGTCCTCTTCAGGGAGCAGGACTTCACCCTCATCTTCCAGACCAG CGATCCCAACTTCCTGCGGTTTCACCCAGACTGTGGACCCAACACCGTTTTCAAGTGGCAAGTCAAActcag GAACCTGATCCAGCCGGAGCAGTGCAGCTACTCCTTCACCCCGTCCCGTCTGGACATCACCCTGAAGAAGAGGCACAGCCAGcgctgggggggtctggaggccCCCGCCACACAAG GTGCAGTGGGTGGCGCCAAGGTGGCTGTGCCCTCCAGCCCCGCCTGCATGGAGAAGAGCCAGCCGGGCAGCAGCCAGCACAGCCTCCCGGCCAAGGAGGAGCCGCCCCGGGTGGCGGAGGACAAGCCCAAGGCCCCCAAGGCCCCCCCCAGGGTGGAGGACGGCGGCCTGGACGCCGTGGCCCCCCGCGGCGTCTCGGAGCACGTGGCCATCGGCAAGCCGGACCCCGCCGTCGCCACG CCGAAGCCCACCTGCATGGTGCAGCCGATGACCCACGCCCCCCCCGCCGGCGGCGAGCggcacgaggaggaggaggagaagaaggtgtgcctgcccggcttcacGGGGCTGGTCAACCTGGGCAACACCTGCTTCATGAACAGCGTGATCCAGTCGCTGTCCAACACCAGAGAGCTCAGGGACTACTTCCACg ACCGAGCCTTCGAGGCAGAGATCAACTGTAACAACCCTCTGGGGACCGGCGGCCGGCTGGCCATCGGCTTCGCCGTGCTGCTCAGAGCGCTGTGGAAGGGAACGCACCACGCCTTCCAGCCCTCCAAGCTCAAG GCCATCGTGGCGAGCAAGGCCAGCCAGTTCACGGGCTACGCCCAGCACGACGCCCAGGAGTTCATGGCCTTCCTGCTGGACGGCCTGCACGAGGACCTGAACCGCATCCAGAACAAGCCCTACACGGAGACGGTGGACTCCGACGGACGCCTGGATGAA gtggtggCGGAGGAGGCGTGGCAGAGGCACAAGATGAGGAACGACTCCTTCATCGTAGACCTCTTCCAGGGACAGTTCAAGTCCAAGCTGGTGTGCCCGACGTGCTCCAAG GTGTCCATCACCTTTGACCCCTTCCTCTACCTGCCCGTCCCGCTGCCCCAGAAGCAAAAGGTGCTCTCAGTTTTCTACTTCGCCAAGGAGCCTCATAAAAAACCCATCAAG TTTCTGGTGAGTGTGAGTAAGGAGAACTCCAGCACCGTGGAGGTCCTCGAGTCCATTTCCAGGAGCGTGAGGGTCAAACCGGAGAACCTCCGACTGGCCGAG GTGGGGAAGAACCGCTTCCAGCACATGTTCCAGCCGTCCCACTCCCTGGACACGGTGTCCTCCTCAGACATGCTCTTCTGCTTCGAGGTGCTCTCCAAAGAGCTGGCCAAAGAGCGGGTGGTGGTGCTCAGAGTGCAGCAG AAACTCCAGGTTCCCAACATCCCCATCTCCAAGTGCGCCGCCTGCCTGAAGCCCCCGGCGTCCGAGGACGACAAGCTGAAGCGCTGCACCCGCTGCTACCGAGTGGGCTACTGCAACCA GGTGTGTCAGAGGACGCACTGGCCCAGCCACAAGGGCCTGTGCCGCGCCCACGCCGAGAACGTGGGCCTGCCGTTCCTGGTCAGCGTGCCGGAGTCCCGGCTCTGCTACAGCCGCCtcactcagctgctggagggctTCTCCAG GTTTTCCGTCAACGTGTTCCAGCCCCCCTTCCAGTCGGGCAGGACTTCCCCCGAAACGCCCCAGTCCCGAGGAGACCTCCCCCCGATCCCAGCGGCGGAGGCGGGGGGTTCGGGCGACGTGGAGCCGGAGAGCCCGTCCCTGCTGCCCGAGTGCTCGGCTGAACCGGCCCAGGCCTCCGCCCCCCAGCCCGGGGAGCCCGAgacccccgcctcctcccaggCCTCGCTCTCCACCGCACGGACCTCGGACTCGGGATTCTCCGAGCCGgcgtcctccgcctcctgctgctcgctgGACCCTCACGCCGAGAAGGAGACCTCGTGTGAGAAGGCCGTGAGGCCCGAAG CGGCAGTAACGGGGTACCAGCATCCCAGCGAGGCGGCGTCCGGACATGCCTGCCAGTTCTACGTCGCTCTGCTGGATTCCGCCAACAAGGAGCAGAGGCTGGATGAGAAAG AGGAGCTGGTGGCGGAGCTGACCGACGACGTGACGCTGGAGCTGGTGTGGAAGAACAACGAGCGCCTGAAGGAGTACGTGCTGGTGAGCTCCAAGGAGCTGGAGTACGAGGAAGACCCGGGCTCCCTGAGCGAGACGGCCCGGGCCGGACACTTCACCCTGGAGCAGTGCCTCAACCTGTTCACCAAGCCGGAGGTGCTGGCGCCGGAGGAGGCCTG gtACTGTCCGAAGTGCCAGCAGCACCGCGAGGCGtccaagcagctgctgctgtggcgcCTGCCCAACGTGCTGATCATCCAGCTCAAGCGCTTCTCCTTCAGGAGCTTCATCTGGAGGGACAAGATCAACGACATGGTGGACTTCCCCGTCAG GAACCTGGACCTGAGTAAGTTCTGCATCGGGCAGAAGGACGAGGTGCAGCAGCCTCCCGTGTACGACCTGTACGCCGTCATCAACCACTACGGCGGGATGATCGGAGGACACTACACGGCCTACGCCCGCCTGCCCAGCGACAAGAACAGCCAGCGCAGCGACGTCG GCTGGCGTCTGTTCGACGACAGCACGGTGACCATGGTGGAGGAGAGCCAGGTGGTGACCCGCTACGCCTACGTCCTGTTCTACCGGCGGAGGAACTCGCCCGTGGAGAGGCCGCCGCGCTTCCTCCGGCCCGTCGGCGCCGAGTCGCCCTCGGCGGCGGGAGCAGCAGCCAGCCAG GATTCTAGCCAGGCGCTCTTCGGGACCGGCCTGGATCCCGAGGGCCCGCCCACGCTGACCCCCGAGGGGCCCGCCGACCTCTTCGCCCACTCCGGGGAGTGCGCGGCGCCGTCCTACAGCAACATGGAGGAGGTGGACTAg
- the usp19 gene encoding ubiquitin carboxyl-terminal hydrolase 19 isoform X4, producing the protein MASSSGQETGGRRGGAQQRGGGGGSDPPSSTSKKKQKDRANQESREAKRAAAAAAAAVDGLLAEVKKDVFVDWKQNVTEVTVRLRCGEGVQRTEDINTSFTDTHCQVHFPDGRQWICHLQEEIEASCSRVQYKEKGGFLHLIMHKKIPFHIWPSLKSNKKEKEVPSAEAKNEKKAVSSDSSEKSKPSAEPQPPPAAAHGDPRRGGSKAERGVKRCLKSKTACDKASAEPEGGKGAAAGGAASPGGSRPAPGPAGEQQQPQEPSAKRTVSRPPKTSRDASAPRPPSVQSTDRGSPPPAGRSPTPQQRPADNRAERRGGGPEDGPAPGAAAAASITSKTQLLDKESQSSDAGDSQSQAPVSTSSSRLNQEADGASPLKPGANADPEPERDSPSPRRTPASEAAPPAPGARRDGEEKRDQSKEEPPLELKQQEAPEPMVNLQAVKNDWYEKGTDLMVVNVYMKGICRDSARVLFREQDFTLIFQTSDPNFLRFHPDCGPNTVFKWQVKLRNLIQPEQCSYSFTPSRLDITLKKRHSQRWGGLEAPATQVGGAKVAVPSSPACMEKSQPGSSQHSLPAKEEPPRVAEDKPKAPKAPPRVEDGGLDAVAPRGVSEHVAIGKPDPAVATPKPTCMVQPMTHAPPAGGERHEEEEEKKVCLPGFTGLVNLGNTCFMNSVIQSLSNTRELRDYFHDRAFEAEINCNNPLGTGGRLAIGFAVLLRALWKGTHHAFQPSKLKAIVASKASQFTGYAQHDAQEFMAFLLDGLHEDLNRIQNKPYTETVDSDGRLDEVVAEEAWQRHKMRNDSFIVDLFQGQFKSKLVCPTCSKVSITFDPFLYLPVPLPQKQKVLSVFYFAKEPHKKPIKFLVSVSKENSSTVEVLESISRSVRVKPENLRLAEVGKNRFQHMFQPSHSLDTVSSSDMLFCFEVLSKELAKERVVVLRVQQKLQVPNIPISKCAACLKPPASEDDKLKRCTRCYRVGYCNQVCQRTHWPSHKGLCRAHAENVGLPFLVSVPESRLCYSRLTQLLEGFSRFSVNVFQPPFQSGRTSPETPQSRGDLPPIPAAEAGGSGDVEPESPSLLPECSAEPAQASAPQPGEPETPASSQASLSTARTSDSGFSEPASSASCCSLDPHAEKETSCEKAVRPEAAVTGYQHPSEAASGHACQFYVALLDSANKEQRLDEKEELVAELTDDVTLELVWKNNERLKEYVLVSSKELEYEEDPGSLSETARAGHFTLEQCLNLFTKPEVLAPEEAWYCPKCQQHREASKQLLLWRLPNVLIIQLKRFSFRSFIWRDKINDMVDFPVRNLDLSKFCIGQKDEVQQPPVYDLYAVINHYGGMIGGHYTAYARLPSDKNSQRSDVGWRLFDDSTVTMVEESQVVTRYAYVLFYRRRNSPVERPPRFLRPVGAESPSAAGAAASQDSSQALFGTGLDPEGPPTLTPEGPADLFAHSGECAAPSYSNMEEVD; encoded by the exons ATGGCCAGCAGCAGCGGTCAGGAGACCGGTGGCCGTCGCGGCGGGGCCCagcagcgaggcggcggcggcggctctgacCCGCCCTCCAGCACCAGtaagaagaagcagaaggacCGGGCCAACCAGGAGAGCAGGGAAGCCaagagggcggcggcggcggcggctgcagccgTGGACGGGCTTCTGGCAGAAGTCAAGAAAG ACGTGTTCGTGGACTGGAAGCAGAACGTCACCGAGGTGACGGTCCGGCTGCGCTGCGGAGAGGGCGTCCAGAGGACCGAGGACATCAACACCAGCTTCACCGACACACACTGCCAAGTGCACTTCCCAG ATGGACGGCAGTGGATCTgccacctgcaggaggagatcgAGGCCTCGTGCAGCAGAGTCCAGTACAAGGAGAAGGGAGGATTTCTGCATCTCATCATGCACAAGAAGATTCCCTTTCACATCTGGCCTTCTCTAAAG tcaaacaagaaggagaaggaggttCCGTCAGCAGAGGCCAAAAATGAGAAGAAGGCCGTTTCCTCGGATTCCTCAGAGAAGTCCAAACCGTCTGCGGAGCCGCAGCCGCCTCCAGCTGCCGCGCACGGCGACCCGAGGCGCGGCGGCAGCAAGGCGGAGAGGGGCGTCAAGCGCTGCCTGAAGAGCAAGACGGCCTGTGACAAGGCCTCCGCCGAGCCCGAGGGGGGGAaaggtgcagcagcaggtggagcggCCTCCCCCGGCGGCAGCAGGCCCGCTCCGGGCCCGGcaggcgagcagcagcagcctcaggaGCCCAGCGCCAAACGCACCGTCAGCAGGCCGCCCAAGACCAGCAGGGACGCCTCGGCGCCCCGCCCTCCCTCGGTCCAGTCTACAGACCGCGGGTCACCGCCGCCCGCCGGCCGGAGCCCGACGCCGCAGCAGAGGCCTGCAGACAACAGAGCGGAGAGGCGGGGCGGCGGTCCGGAagacggccccgcccccggagcggcggcggccgccagCATCACCTCCAAAACCCAG CTCCTGGACAAAGAAAGCCAGTCGTCAGACGCCGGCGACAGCCAATCACAAGCCCCcgtcagcaccagcagcagccgcctGAACCAGGAAGCAGACGGCGCCTCTCCCCTGAAGCCGGGAGCCAACGCGGACCCCGAGCCGGAGCGGGACTCTCCGAGCCCCCGGCGGACCCCCGCCTCggaggcggcgccgccggcgCCCGGCGCCCGGCGGGACGGCGAGGAGAAGAGGGACCAGTCCAAGGAGGAGCCGCCGctggagctgaagcagcaggaag CGCCGGAGCCCATGGTCAACCTGCAGGCGGTCAAGAACGACTGGTACGAGAAGGGCACCGACCTCATGGTGGTCAACGTCTACATGAAGGGGATCTGCAGGGACTCGGCCAGGGTCCTCTTCAGGGAGCAGGACTTCACCCTCATCTTCCAGACCAG CGATCCCAACTTCCTGCGGTTTCACCCAGACTGTGGACCCAACACCGTTTTCAAGTGGCAAGTCAAActcag GAACCTGATCCAGCCGGAGCAGTGCAGCTACTCCTTCACCCCGTCCCGTCTGGACATCACCCTGAAGAAGAGGCACAGCCAGcgctgggggggtctggaggccCCCGCCACACAAG TGGGTGGCGCCAAGGTGGCTGTGCCCTCCAGCCCCGCCTGCATGGAGAAGAGCCAGCCGGGCAGCAGCCAGCACAGCCTCCCGGCCAAGGAGGAGCCGCCCCGGGTGGCGGAGGACAAGCCCAAGGCCCCCAAGGCCCCCCCCAGGGTGGAGGACGGCGGCCTGGACGCCGTGGCCCCCCGCGGCGTCTCGGAGCACGTGGCCATCGGCAAGCCGGACCCCGCCGTCGCCACG CCGAAGCCCACCTGCATGGTGCAGCCGATGACCCACGCCCCCCCCGCCGGCGGCGAGCggcacgaggaggaggaggagaagaaggtgtgcctgcccggcttcacGGGGCTGGTCAACCTGGGCAACACCTGCTTCATGAACAGCGTGATCCAGTCGCTGTCCAACACCAGAGAGCTCAGGGACTACTTCCACg ACCGAGCCTTCGAGGCAGAGATCAACTGTAACAACCCTCTGGGGACCGGCGGCCGGCTGGCCATCGGCTTCGCCGTGCTGCTCAGAGCGCTGTGGAAGGGAACGCACCACGCCTTCCAGCCCTCCAAGCTCAAG GCCATCGTGGCGAGCAAGGCCAGCCAGTTCACGGGCTACGCCCAGCACGACGCCCAGGAGTTCATGGCCTTCCTGCTGGACGGCCTGCACGAGGACCTGAACCGCATCCAGAACAAGCCCTACACGGAGACGGTGGACTCCGACGGACGCCTGGATGAA gtggtggCGGAGGAGGCGTGGCAGAGGCACAAGATGAGGAACGACTCCTTCATCGTAGACCTCTTCCAGGGACAGTTCAAGTCCAAGCTGGTGTGCCCGACGTGCTCCAAG GTGTCCATCACCTTTGACCCCTTCCTCTACCTGCCCGTCCCGCTGCCCCAGAAGCAAAAGGTGCTCTCAGTTTTCTACTTCGCCAAGGAGCCTCATAAAAAACCCATCAAG TTTCTGGTGAGTGTGAGTAAGGAGAACTCCAGCACCGTGGAGGTCCTCGAGTCCATTTCCAGGAGCGTGAGGGTCAAACCGGAGAACCTCCGACTGGCCGAG GTGGGGAAGAACCGCTTCCAGCACATGTTCCAGCCGTCCCACTCCCTGGACACGGTGTCCTCCTCAGACATGCTCTTCTGCTTCGAGGTGCTCTCCAAAGAGCTGGCCAAAGAGCGGGTGGTGGTGCTCAGAGTGCAGCAG AAACTCCAGGTTCCCAACATCCCCATCTCCAAGTGCGCCGCCTGCCTGAAGCCCCCGGCGTCCGAGGACGACAAGCTGAAGCGCTGCACCCGCTGCTACCGAGTGGGCTACTGCAACCA GGTGTGTCAGAGGACGCACTGGCCCAGCCACAAGGGCCTGTGCCGCGCCCACGCCGAGAACGTGGGCCTGCCGTTCCTGGTCAGCGTGCCGGAGTCCCGGCTCTGCTACAGCCGCCtcactcagctgctggagggctTCTCCAG GTTTTCCGTCAACGTGTTCCAGCCCCCCTTCCAGTCGGGCAGGACTTCCCCCGAAACGCCCCAGTCCCGAGGAGACCTCCCCCCGATCCCAGCGGCGGAGGCGGGGGGTTCGGGCGACGTGGAGCCGGAGAGCCCGTCCCTGCTGCCCGAGTGCTCGGCTGAACCGGCCCAGGCCTCCGCCCCCCAGCCCGGGGAGCCCGAgacccccgcctcctcccaggCCTCGCTCTCCACCGCACGGACCTCGGACTCGGGATTCTCCGAGCCGgcgtcctccgcctcctgctgctcgctgGACCCTCACGCCGAGAAGGAGACCTCGTGTGAGAAGGCCGTGAGGCCCGAAG CGGCAGTAACGGGGTACCAGCATCCCAGCGAGGCGGCGTCCGGACATGCCTGCCAGTTCTACGTCGCTCTGCTGGATTCCGCCAACAAGGAGCAGAGGCTGGATGAGAAAG AGGAGCTGGTGGCGGAGCTGACCGACGACGTGACGCTGGAGCTGGTGTGGAAGAACAACGAGCGCCTGAAGGAGTACGTGCTGGTGAGCTCCAAGGAGCTGGAGTACGAGGAAGACCCGGGCTCCCTGAGCGAGACGGCCCGGGCCGGACACTTCACCCTGGAGCAGTGCCTCAACCTGTTCACCAAGCCGGAGGTGCTGGCGCCGGAGGAGGCCTG gtACTGTCCGAAGTGCCAGCAGCACCGCGAGGCGtccaagcagctgctgctgtggcgcCTGCCCAACGTGCTGATCATCCAGCTCAAGCGCTTCTCCTTCAGGAGCTTCATCTGGAGGGACAAGATCAACGACATGGTGGACTTCCCCGTCAG GAACCTGGACCTGAGTAAGTTCTGCATCGGGCAGAAGGACGAGGTGCAGCAGCCTCCCGTGTACGACCTGTACGCCGTCATCAACCACTACGGCGGGATGATCGGAGGACACTACACGGCCTACGCCCGCCTGCCCAGCGACAAGAACAGCCAGCGCAGCGACGTCG GCTGGCGTCTGTTCGACGACAGCACGGTGACCATGGTGGAGGAGAGCCAGGTGGTGACCCGCTACGCCTACGTCCTGTTCTACCGGCGGAGGAACTCGCCCGTGGAGAGGCCGCCGCGCTTCCTCCGGCCCGTCGGCGCCGAGTCGCCCTCGGCGGCGGGAGCAGCAGCCAGCCAG GATTCTAGCCAGGCGCTCTTCGGGACCGGCCTGGATCCCGAGGGCCCGCCCACGCTGACCCCCGAGGGGCCCGCCGACCTCTTCGCCCACTCCGGGGAGTGCGCGGCGCCGTCCTACAGCAACATGGAGGAGGTGGACTAg